Genomic DNA from Modestobacter versicolor:
CCCGAGGCTGACCGAGATCGCCAGCAGGCTGCCGTCGGGCAGCACGAGCGGGGAGGACCGGACGGCGTCCAGCACCTCGGTGGCGCGCCGGACGGCGACGTCGGACGGGCAGTCGGGCAGCAGGACGGCGAGCTCGTCGCCGCCCATCCGGCTGAGCACGGCGTCCCCGGCGCGGACCACGGCGCGCAGCACGCCGGCGATGTGCGCCAGGGCGTCGTCGCCGACGGGGTGGCCGTGCTGGTCGTTGATGGCCTTGAAGGAGTCGACGTCCACCAGCACCAGGGCGGTGCCCAGCGGTGCGAGCTGGGTGGTGAGCGCCCGGCCCATCGCCTCGTCGAGCACCCGGCGGTTGACCAGGCCGGTGAGCGAGTCGGTGGTGGCCTGGGTCTGCAGCAGGACCACGAGGCGGTCGTGGGTCTCGGCGGAGCGGACCAGCATCACCGCCATGACGGCGAGCACGGCGCCGAAGAAGCTGAGGTCGCTGATCGCGTGGCCCAGGGGCTCGAGGTGGAACAGCACCACGGCGTCACCGGTGATCGCGACGGCGGTGACCAGCGCGACCGCGGACCGGCGGAGGTTCACCCCGGCCCAGAGCACGGGGAAGGCGAGGAACGCCTGGGCGCCGGCCGAGGGGTCCTCGGTGATCCAGTTCATCAGGCAGCACAGGAGCGCGCCGATGACGGCGATCAGCACGTAGCCGCCGCGGCGGTCGATCGTCTCCGGGGTGGACAGCTGGTAGGCCAGCGCGAGGAAGCCGAGCACGACGGCGGTGACCCAGGAGGCGATCGTGCCCGTCGTGGTGACGGCGTTCGGGCCGAACAGCGAGAAGACCAGCATCGTGACGGCGCAGACCAGCAGCACCAGGACGGCGGTCCTGGCTGCTGCTCGAGGGTCACGCGCCCTCATCGACCCGGTGATCTGCACCCACTGGTCTTCGGCATCCCCGGGAGATTGCTGGGGCGCAACCGAATCCGGACCGACCCCTACGGGTGAGACCCGGTCGATCGACTGCGGAGGGCGTGGGATTCGAACCCACGAGGAGCTGTGAACCCCTAGCGGTTTTCAAGACCGCCGCCATCGGCCACTAGGCGAGCCCTCCTGGCGCCCGAAAGGCTAGCGCCCCACGGGCCACCTGCTCCCCAGGACGGGGCACGAGGCCCAGACCACAGCGCCCCGAGGCCCCACTAGGGCATGATGGGGGCGCTGGCGGTGTTCCAACCGAGCGATGGTCCGCGCACGCGCGCGTCGACCTCCCACCGCCTGATCCCTCAGCGAAGGACACCCCCTGTCTGTGACAGTCCCGCAGCAAGGCCCCGCACGTCGCCGTGAGCGCAGCGCCGCACGCCAGACCGCCGCCCGCGACGCCGACCGGACCGCCGCCCGCGACGAGAAGCGCGCCCAGCAGATCTGGGTCGACGGCGCCGCCCCCGAGCTGCCCACCCGGGCGACCCGCCCCGAGAAGGTCTTCTTTCACCTCGGCCCCACCAACTCCGGCAAGACCTACGACTCGCTGCAGGCGCTGGCCGCCACCGGCTCGGGCGTCTACGCCGCGCCGCTGCGCCAGCTGGCGCACGAGGCCTACGCCAAGCTCTCCGCCCAGCTCCCGGCGGGCACCGTCGGCCTGTCGACCGGCGAGGAGGAGATCGACCCGTTCGCGCCGATCGTCTGCTGCACCGTCGAGAAGGCCCCCGACCGCGGCGAGCTGCTGGTCCTGGACGAGTCGCACTGGGTCACCGACCCCGACCGCGGCCACCACTGGGCCCGGCTGCTGCTCACCGGCGAGTACCGCGAGATGCACCTGATCTCGGCGGCCGAGGCCTACCTGGTGCTCCGGCCGCTGGTCGCCGACGCCGAGCACATCGAGGTCGTCAACCACAAGCGGCTGTCCCGGCTCGACGTCCTCAAGGGCCCGGTCCGGCCCGACGGCGTCCGCCCGCAGACCCTGGTCGTCGCGTTCTCCCGCAAGTCGGTCTACGCCGTCGCCGCCGAGCTCGACCAGCACCGCCCCGGCAAGGTCGGCGTCCTGTACGGCGCCCTGCCGCCGGCCACCCGCCGCGACGTGATCGAGCGGTTCACCACCGGTGAGCTCGACGTGCTGGTCACCACCGACGTCATCGGCCACGGCATCAACGTGCCGGCCACCACCGTGCTGTTCGCCGACACCACCAAGTTCGACGGCCAGGAGCTGCGGCCGCTGCGCACCTGGGAGGTCGCCCAGATCGCCGGCCGCGCCGGCCGGTACGGCCTCACCGGGCACGGCCAGGTCGGCATCCTCATCGGCATCAGCGGGATGAAGCCGGTCGGTGCGCTGGTCGGCGCCGGTGCCGCGGTGGCCCGCGGCGACGAGATGAGCGACCTGCCCAAGCGCGCGCCCCGGCTCCGCCCCGAGCTCGAGGACCTGGGTGCCCACGAGGCGGTCGACCTGCCCGAGGCGCTCACCCGCTGGATGGCGTGGGCCCGGGCCGCGACCCGCGACCAGGCGATGACCGCCGACGACGTCACCAGCCTCGTGCTGCGGGTGCACGCCCTGCTGCCGCTGCTGAAGGGCCCGCTCGGCGCGGCCGGCGACCTGGACACCGTCTGGCGGCTGGTCAACCTGGCCATCGACTACAACCCGCCGCGGCGCACCCGCTGGCTGGTGCTGGCCAAGGCCGCGCTGCAGCACGCGGTCGGCATCCCGGTGCCGCCGGAGACGGTCCTGCCCGACCTGCCGGTGGGCGGGAGCGTCGAGGAGTTCGAGCAGACCGCCGCCGCCGCGCGCGACGCGCAGACCCTGCTCCGCCAGTTCCCCGGCGTCGCCGGGCTGACCAGCGACGACGCCGCCTGGGTCGAGGAGGAGTGCTCCGAGACCATCACCGAGATGTTGCCGGGCGCGATCTCGCTCGGCCGGTCCGGCAAGTGCACCGACTGCGGGACGGCGATCGCCCCGTGGTTCACCACCTGCCGGCCGTGCAGCACCCGTGGCCCCGGCCGCGGCGCCGCACCGCGGGACGCCGCCGGCCGCGGCTCCCGGCGTCCGGGCTCCCGCTCCGGCGCCCGCCAGGGGCGCCGCCCCAGCCGCAGCGGTCGCTGACCGCGCACGCCCCGTCGAACGGCCCCGCTGCCCGGCGGCGGGGTCTCCTACTGGTCGACCGTCACGTCGTTGAACGGCAGCCGCGGCTCGACCCACGGGAAGACGACGAACAGCAGCAGCGCCACGACGGCGAGCACCAGCACGAGGGCCAGCGCGGCCCGGCTCGCGGTGTTGCCGGGCAGGTGCCGCCAGATCCAGCCGTACACGGGTCAGTCCTCCTGGAGTGCGGGCGGGCCGTCGGGCGCGTCGGCCTTGCTGACCGGTCCGCCCTCCAGGACGGCGTGCACGATGAGCCGCTGCCGGGCGGAGTACCGCGGGTGGCAGGTGGTCAGGGTCAGGTACGCGGTGCCGTCGGACACGGTCTCGGGGGCACCCGGCACCGGAGCGATGACCGAGACGTCGGTCGGCGTGACGATCTGCTGCCCCGGCACCCCGCTCGGGTCGGTCGTGTAGTCGCCGGTGGCCGGGTCGCCCAGCACCCGGTAGACGAACCAGCTGTCGGCGGTCTCGACCACGATCGGGTCACCGGGCACCAGGTCGTCGGCGTCCAGGAACGGTGAGCCCTTGCCCACCCGGTGCCCGGCGATCGCCAGGTTGCCCGGCTGGCCGGGCAGCGCCGTCCCGACGTAGTGCCCCGGGCCCTCGCGGAGCTGGCCCTCGTCGGTGCCCTCCAGCACGACCTTCGCGTAGTCGTCGCCCAGCCGCGGGATGTGCAGGACGGCGAGCGGCTCACCCACCGGCGGTGCGACCGGCGGGGGCAGCGGCTCGCCCACCGGTGCCGGCTCGGTGTCGGCCCACTGCTCCTGGATCTGGTCGGCGAGCTGGTCCTGCTTGCGGTCGTTGAGCAGGTCGGTGACGTAGAGCTCGTAGACGACGAACAGCAGCAGGATCAGCCCCGCGGTGACCATCAGCTCGCCGAGACCGCGCACCACCACCTGCCAGGCGGGGTCGCGCGGGCGCGCGGCCGGCTCCTGCACCGTCGGCGGTTCGTCCACCGCCACCTCCGCGGCCCGGTGGGCACCGGCCGGCCGCGGCGGCGGCACCTCGTCGGCCGGCACCCGCGCCCAGCGCTGGGTGGAGTCGGCGTCGTCCGGGTTGGTCATGCGCTCCCCCGGTGTCCTCGTGCCGCGCAGCCCCGCGCGGCGCTCCCGGCGATGCTAGGCGAGGGACGTGGGCGGCTGCGTGAGGTCAGCCGCGACGGACCGTGCCGACCAGGTGCTCGGTCGCGGTGCGCAGGTTGCGGACGGCGAGGTCCCAACCGTCCGGCCGGACCTCCGCGGTCGACAGGGTCACCGTCGAGGGCAGGAACAGCGGCTTGCGGAAGGCGACGTCCACGGTGACCGCGTCGGGCAGCCGGCCGGACAGCGCCGCCAGCGCGCGCGCCTTCACCCACATGCCGTGCGCGATGGCCCGCTTGAACCCGAACGCCTTGGCGGTCAGCCCGGACAGGTGGATCGGGTTCACGTCGCCGGAGACCTTGGCGTACCGGCGGCCGGCGTCGTCGGGCACCCGCCACTCCGCCGACACCCGGTCCACCTCGCCGACCCGCACGTCGACGTCGGACTCGGGGGCGCCGTCGGGGGCCTGGGCGCCGCGGGCCAGGTAGGTCGACCGGCCGCGCCACACCTCGGCGCCACCGGTGGAGACCGTTGCGCACAGGTCGACGGTGGCGCCGCTCCGGTGGGTCGCGAAGCGCTCGGCCCAGACCTCCAGGTCCAGCGCCTCGCCCGCCCCGATCGGCCGCTCCACCTCGATGCGGTTGCGCACGTGCACCAGCCCGGGCAGGGCGAGCGGGAACGAGCGGTCGGTCATCAGCGCGACCTGCAGCGGGAACGCCAGCACGTGCGGGAAGGTGACCGGCAGCGCATCGGTGAGCGGGAACCGGCAGACCCGGGCGTACCCGGCGAGGTCGGCCGGGTCGACCGCCACGGCCTCGCGGGCCAGCCGGGTGTCCGGCAGCGCACCACCCCGGCCGCGCGCGGTGAGCGCGGCCCGAGCGAACAGCGCCGGCATGGCCGGCGGCTCGGTGAGCACCGTCCTGGTCATCACGCCCCCAGCATCGACTGGCCGCACACCCGCACGACCTGGCCGTTCACGCCGCCGCTGCCCGGCTGGGAGAGCCAGGCGATCGTCTCGGCGACGTCGACCGGCAGCCCGCCCTGCTGCAGCGAGTTGATCCGGGAGCCCACCTCGCGGGTGCCGAACGGCATCTTCGCCGTCATCTCGGTGACGATGAACCCCGGGGCGACGGCGTTGATCGTGGCGCCGCGACCGGCGAACTCCGGCGCCCAGGAACGCACCATGCCGATGATCCCGGCCTTGGACGCCGCGTAGTTGGTCTGCCCGCGGTTGCCGGCGATCCCGGACTGCGAGCTCACGCAGACCACCCGGGCGTCGGCGTTCAGCACGCCGTCGGCGGCCAGCAGCGCCGCGGTGATGTCCAGCTGCGCCTGCAGGTTCACCGCCATCACCGAGTTCCAGCGGGCGGCGTCCATGTTGACCAGCAGCTTGTCCCGGGTGATGCCGGCGTTGTGCACCACGACGTCCACCCCGCCGTGCCGCTCGCGCAGGTG
This window encodes:
- a CDS encoding GGDEF domain-containing protein, translating into MRARDPRAAARTAVLVLLVCAVTMLVFSLFGPNAVTTTGTIASWVTAVVLGFLALAYQLSTPETIDRRGGYVLIAVIGALLCCLMNWITEDPSAGAQAFLAFPVLWAGVNLRRSAVALVTAVAITGDAVVLFHLEPLGHAISDLSFFGAVLAVMAVMLVRSAETHDRLVVLLQTQATTDSLTGLVNRRVLDEAMGRALTTQLAPLGTALVLVDVDSFKAINDQHGHPVGDDALAHIAGVLRAVVRAGDAVLSRMGGDELAVLLPDCPSDVAVRRATEVLDAVRSSPLVLPDGSLLAISVSLGVAHAPSHAVGLEELYAAADAALYTAKRAGRGRVEVARVP
- a CDS encoding helicase-related protein; the protein is MTVPQQGPARRRERSAARQTAARDADRTAARDEKRAQQIWVDGAAPELPTRATRPEKVFFHLGPTNSGKTYDSLQALAATGSGVYAAPLRQLAHEAYAKLSAQLPAGTVGLSTGEEEIDPFAPIVCCTVEKAPDRGELLVLDESHWVTDPDRGHHWARLLLTGEYREMHLISAAEAYLVLRPLVADAEHIEVVNHKRLSRLDVLKGPVRPDGVRPQTLVVAFSRKSVYAVAAELDQHRPGKVGVLYGALPPATRRDVIERFTTGELDVLVTTDVIGHGINVPATTVLFADTTKFDGQELRPLRTWEVAQIAGRAGRYGLTGHGQVGILIGISGMKPVGALVGAGAAVARGDEMSDLPKRAPRLRPELEDLGAHEAVDLPEALTRWMAWARAATRDQAMTADDVTSLVLRVHALLPLLKGPLGAAGDLDTVWRLVNLAIDYNPPRRTRWLVLAKAALQHAVGIPVPPETVLPDLPVGGSVEEFEQTAAAARDAQTLLRQFPGVAGLTSDDAAWVEEECSETITEMLPGAISLGRSGKCTDCGTAIAPWFTTCRPCSTRGPGRGAAPRDAAGRGSRRPGSRSGARQGRRPSRSGR
- a CDS encoding class E sortase, which translates into the protein MTNPDDADSTQRWARVPADEVPPPRPAGAHRAAEVAVDEPPTVQEPAARPRDPAWQVVVRGLGELMVTAGLILLLFVVYELYVTDLLNDRKQDQLADQIQEQWADTEPAPVGEPLPPPVAPPVGEPLAVLHIPRLGDDYAKVVLEGTDEGQLREGPGHYVGTALPGQPGNLAIAGHRVGKGSPFLDADDLVPGDPIVVETADSWFVYRVLGDPATGDYTTDPSGVPGQQIVTPTDVSVIAPVPGAPETVSDGTAYLTLTTCHPRYSARQRLIVHAVLEGGPVSKADAPDGPPALQED
- a CDS encoding MaoC/PaaZ C-terminal domain-containing protein encodes the protein MTRTVLTEPPAMPALFARAALTARGRGGALPDTRLAREAVAVDPADLAGYARVCRFPLTDALPVTFPHVLAFPLQVALMTDRSFPLALPGLVHVRNRIEVERPIGAGEALDLEVWAERFATHRSGATVDLCATVSTGGAEVWRGRSTYLARGAQAPDGAPESDVDVRVGEVDRVSAEWRVPDDAGRRYAKVSGDVNPIHLSGLTAKAFGFKRAIAHGMWVKARALAALSGRLPDAVTVDVAFRKPLFLPSTVTLSTAEVRPDGWDLAVRNLRTATEHLVGTVRRG